The following proteins come from a genomic window of Salvia hispanica cultivar TCC Black 2014 chromosome 4, UniMelb_Shisp_WGS_1.0, whole genome shotgun sequence:
- the LOC125221650 gene encoding ADP-ribosylation factor 1-like: protein MKKSLVKFSQKMGLSFTKLFSRLFAKKEMRILMVGLDAAGKTTILYKLKLGEIVTTIPTIGFNVETVEYKNISFTVWDVGGQDKIRPLWRHYFQNTQGLIFVVDSNDRDRVIEARDELHRMLNEDELRDAVVLVFANKQDLPNAMNAAEITDKLGLHSFRDRHWYIQSACATSGEGLYEGLDWLSNNIANKS from the exons ATGAAGAAGTCTTTGGTCAAATTTTCAC AGAAAATGGGGTTATCCTTCACGAAGCTTTTTAGCCGGCTGTTTGCAAAGAAGGAGATGCGAATTCTTATGGTAGGTCTTGATGCTGCTGGTAAGACCACCATATTGTATAAACTCAAGTTGGGAGAAATCGTCACAACAATTCCAACAATTG GATTCAATGTGGAGACAGTTGAATACAAAAACATAAGCTTCACTGTTTGGGATGTTGGTGGTCAAGATAAG ATTCGACCATTATGGAGGCATTACTTCCAGAACACTCAAGGGTTGATTTTCGTGGTTGATAGCAACGATCGAGATCGTGTTATTGAGGCTAGGGATGAACTGCATAGAATGTTAAATGAG GATGAGCTTCGGGATGCGGTGGTGCTAGTTTTCGCTAACAAACAGGATCTTCCGAATGCTATGAATGCTGCTGAGATAACTGACAAGCTCGGGCTTCACTCTTTTCGCGATCGCCATTGGTATATCCAGAGTGCGTGCGCCACCTCTGGAGAAGGCCTATACGAGGGCCTCGACTGGCTCTCTAACAACATTGCTAACAAG TCTTAA
- the LOC125218004 gene encoding ADP-ribosylation factor-like encodes MGVSFTKLFSRLYLYAKKELRIVMVGLDDVGKTTILYKLKLGEIVTTIPTIGFNVETVEYKNIRFTVWDIGGHQRYQPLWRHYFQNTQGVIFVVDSNDRDRIVEARDIMHMMLNEDDLRNAVLLVFANKNDLQNAMSVAEITDKLGLHSLQQRQWYTLCA; translated from the exons atggGGGTGTCTTTCACGAAGCTTTTCAGCCGACTGTATCTGTATGCCAAAAAGGAGTTGCGGATTGTTATGGTAGGTCTTGATGATGTTGGTAAGACCACTATACTGTACAAGCTGAAGCTGGGAGAAATAGTTACAACCATTCCTACAATTG GATTCAATGTCGAGACAGTTGAATATAAGAACATTAGGTTCACTGTTTGGGATATTGGGGGTCATCAAAGGTATCAG CCATTGTGGAGACATTACTTTCAGAATACTCAAGGTGTAATCTTTGTAGTTGATAGTAATGATCGAGATCGTATTGTTGAGGCTAGGGATATAATGCATATGATGTTAAACGAG GACGACCTAAGGAATGCTGTGTTGCTTGTTTTTGCTAACAAAAATGATCTTCAAAACGCTATGAGTGTTGCTGAGATAACTGACAAGCTAGGACTTCACTCTCTCCAGCAACGCCAATGGTATACTCTCTGTGCTTAG